One genomic window of Nicotiana sylvestris chromosome 10, ASM39365v2, whole genome shotgun sequence includes the following:
- the LOC138880172 gene encoding uncharacterized protein, with protein sequence MQPLKLSTLLFSVGLQHILLQKENGKLLPDATGLGDVIKDKDKASTQDCAKALIFLRHQLDEGLKIEYLTVKDPFVLWNGLKERYDNLKLVTLPQARYDWAYLRLQDFKSVSKYNSAMFRITSKLKLSGDNISDYDMLEKTFTTFHASNMVLQQQYREKGFTKYSQLISLLLVAERNNELLMRNHENRPTGSTPLLKEDEVYSHYTNRGKGRGHIRGRGRGRGHVQGRNFPSVNHPPPKNNLQKWKGKDEKRNAESSETKCYRCGGKGHWTKICRIPKHLVELYQASLKNKGSEANLVYDNEFDITHLDVADFFEHPDEKINHLIGDGSVVRDD encoded by the coding sequence atgcaacGGGTCTTGGAGACGTCATTAAAGATAAAGATAAAGCATCTACACAAGActgtgctaaggccttgattttcttgcgccatcagcttgatgaagggttgaaaattgaatatctcaCAGTGAAAGATCCATTTGTTTTGTGGAATGgtttaaaggaaagatatgacaacttaaagttggtcactcttccacaagcacgatatgattgggcttatcttaggctccaagactttaagtctgtttctaaatataattctgctatgtttagAATTACTTCCAAATTGAAACTCAGTGGAGATAATATCAGTgactatgatatgcttgaaaaaacgttTACAACGTTTCATGCTTCCAATATGGTCTTACAACAGCAGTACCGAGAGAAAGGCTTCACAAAGTACTCTCAGTTGATTTCTCTTCTACTTGTGGCTGAACGAAACAATGAATTGCTTATGAGAAATCATGAAAATCGACCCACTGGGTCTACACCATTGCTTAAAGAGGATGAGGTGTATTCCCATTATACTAAtcgtggaaaaggtcgtggccaTATTCGTGGTCGTGGTCGCGGTCGTGGCCATGTCCAAGGAAGAAATTTTCCTAGTGTTAATCATCCTCCACCGAAAAATAACTTACAAAAATGGAAAGGTAAAGATGAGAAGCGAAATGCAGAGAGTTCAGAAACTAAATGCTATCGTTGCGGTGGAAAAGGGCATTGGACAAAAATTTGTCGCATACCAAAacatttggttgagctttatcaagcatctctGAAGAATAAAGGCTCTGAAGCCAATCTTGTCTATGATAATGAATTTGACATCACCCACTTGGATGTGGCAGATTTTTTTGAGCACCCTGATGAAAAAATAAACCACTTGATCGGTGATGGATCTGTGGTTAGAGATGATTGA